A section of the Rhodobacter sp. genome encodes:
- a CDS encoding phosphoserine transaminase, producing the protein MTALATPATRPANPRFSSGPCAKIPHFSLDMLADAPLGRSHRAAVGKAKLAEAIDLTRAVLGVPADYRIGIVPGSDTGAVEMALWSLLGARPVEMLAWESFGEGWVTDVVKQLKLDAVVRKAPYGQIVDLATVDFDKDVVFTWNGTTSGVRVPNGDAIPATRAGLTICDATSAAFAMDLPFDKLDVVTFSWQKVLGGEGAHGVLILSPRAVERLESHTPAWPLPKIFRMTKGGKLIEGIFKGETINTPSMLAVEDYLVALKWAQSLGGKDGLIARAEANARLVWDFVATKPWIANLAAAPETASTTSVCLTFTDPRIADGATFAKAVAKRLEKEGVALDVGAYRDAPAGLRIWCGSTVEAADVAALMPWIEWAFETEIAALAQAA; encoded by the coding sequence ATGACTGCTCTCGCTACCCCGGCCACGCGGCCGGCCAATCCGCGTTTCTCGTCTGGCCCCTGCGCCAAGATCCCCCATTTTTCGCTGGACATGCTCGCCGACGCCCCGCTGGGCCGGTCGCATCGCGCGGCTGTCGGCAAGGCCAAGCTGGCCGAAGCCATCGACCTGACCCGCGCGGTCCTGGGCGTGCCGGCCGACTATCGCATCGGCATCGTGCCCGGCTCGGACACCGGCGCCGTCGAGATGGCGCTGTGGTCACTGCTGGGCGCCCGCCCGGTCGAGATGCTGGCCTGGGAAAGCTTTGGCGAGGGCTGGGTCACCGATGTGGTGAAACAGCTCAAGCTGGATGCCGTGGTCCGCAAAGCCCCCTATGGTCAGATCGTGGACCTGGCGACGGTCGATTTCGACAAGGACGTGGTCTTCACCTGGAACGGCACGACCTCGGGCGTGCGGGTGCCGAACGGCGACGCGATCCCGGCGACCCGCGCCGGCCTGACGATCTGCGACGCGACCTCGGCGGCCTTTGCGATGGACCTGCCGTTCGACAAGCTCGATGTGGTGACCTTTTCGTGGCAGAAGGTGCTGGGCGGCGAGGGCGCGCACGGCGTGCTGATCCTCAGCCCGCGCGCGGTCGAACGGCTGGAAAGCCATACCCCGGCCTGGCCGCTGCCCAAGATCTTCCGCATGACCAAGGGCGGCAAGCTGATCGAGGGCATCTTCAAGGGCGAGACGATCAACACGCCTTCGATGCTGGCGGTCGAGGATTATCTGGTGGCGCTGAAATGGGCGCAGTCGCTGGGCGGCAAGGACGGGCTGATCGCCCGGGCCGAGGCGAACGCCCGGCTGGTGTGGGACTTCGTGGCGACGAAACCCTGGATCGCGAACCTGGCCGCGGCGCCGGAGACGGCCTCGACGACCTCGGTGTGCCTGACGTTCACCGATCCACGCATCGCCGATGGCGCCACCTTCGCCAAGGCCGTCGCCAAGCGGCTCGAGAAAGAGGGCGTGGCGCTCGATGTGGGCGCGTATCGCGACGCGCCTGCGGGGCTCAGGATCTGGTGCGGATCGACGGTCGAGGCCGCCGACGTTGCGGCGCTGATGCCCTGGATCGAATGGGCGTTCGAAACCGAGATCGCCGCGCTGGCGCAGGCCGCCTGA
- a CDS encoding LysR family transcriptional regulator produces the protein MGWKLDDLPIFVAIAEQGSITAAADVLAVPKSTVSTVLARLERDLGVRLMARTSRNLRLTAEGGTFLRHAQAILEQAREADTTMAGMRAEPTGRLAVALPPAFCQEIVAPRLAAFRARYPRIALELIVTSRGAGLLRDQVDLAVVVGPLEDSDLVSRTLLAGPLIWVASPAYLARNPLAEGLEALRNHVQICEHRYGLARLPVRVAGDPAQIDLAQGVWHVNSPLAVREAVLAGAGVAPLPQHYCRSQIANGRLIQVFTQITFDIAASTLTAVYLSRRLMSPRLRVFLDFLSEACR, from the coding sequence ATGGGCTGGAAGCTGGACGACCTGCCGATCTTTGTCGCGATCGCCGAACAGGGGTCGATCACCGCCGCGGCGGATGTTCTGGCGGTGCCGAAATCCACGGTCTCGACCGTGCTGGCACGCCTGGAACGGGACCTGGGGGTGCGCCTGATGGCGCGGACCTCGCGCAACCTGCGCCTGACGGCCGAGGGGGGGACCTTTCTGCGCCACGCCCAGGCTATCCTGGAGCAGGCGCGCGAGGCCGACACCACCATGGCCGGGATGCGCGCCGAGCCGACCGGCCGGTTGGCCGTCGCCCTGCCGCCCGCCTTTTGCCAGGAGATCGTCGCGCCCAGGCTTGCCGCCTTTCGCGCGCGCTACCCCCGCATCGCGCTGGAGCTGATCGTCACCAGCCGGGGCGCGGGCCTGCTGCGCGATCAGGTGGATCTGGCGGTGGTCGTCGGCCCGCTGGAGGATTCGGATCTGGTGTCGCGCACGCTTCTGGCGGGCCCCCTGATCTGGGTCGCGAGCCCCGCCTACCTGGCCCGCAATCCCCTGGCCGAAGGCCTCGAGGCCCTGCGCAACCATGTGCAAATCTGCGAGCATCGCTACGGGCTGGCGCGGCTGCCGGTGCGTGTGGCGGGCGATCCCGCGCAAATCGACCTGGCGCAGGGGGTCTGGCACGTGAACAGCCCGCTGGCGGTGCGCGAGGCCGTGCTGGCCGGGGCGGGCGTCGCCCCGTTGCCGCAGCATTACTGCCGCAGCCAGATCGCCAACGGGCGGCTGATTCAGGTCTTTACGCAGATCACCTTCGACATCGCCGCATCGACCCTGACGGCGGTGTATCTCAGCCGGCGGCTGATGTCGCCGCGTTTGCGGGTGTTCCTGGATTTCCTCAGCGAAGCCTGCCGCTGA
- a CDS encoding curlin, translated as MKTLAFAAALALSTPAVANTVSISLTPASAQEAQALRLGLALYALHNDIDANGHVTQSGAHNAAAIAQGATDHAIIHQEGTGHSGAIQQTGGNNAYGLFQFGQNTNADIVQTGGQTGLTLQFGW; from the coding sequence ATGAAAACGCTCGCTTTTGCCGCCGCTCTCGCGCTCTCGACCCCGGCCGTCGCCAACACCGTCTCGATCAGCCTGACCCCCGCCTCGGCGCAAGAGGCCCAGGCCCTGCGACTCGGCCTGGCGCTCTATGCGCTGCACAACGACATCGACGCCAACGGCCACGTCACCCAATCCGGCGCCCATAACGCCGCCGCCATCGCCCAGGGCGCGACCGACCACGCCATCATCCACCAGGAGGGCACCGGCCACTCCGGCGCCATCCAGCAGACCGGCGGAAACAACGCCTACGGCCTCTTCCAGTTCGGACAGAACACCAACGCCGACATCGTCCAGACCGGAGGCCAGACCGGACTCACCCTCCAGTTCGGATGGTAA
- a CDS encoding curlin, translating into MFFAKSFKIALTSGSVALIVATAALPALASGHRIRIEQYGWNNQVGGGQSGYGQRLTVIQDGGSNLSINTQDGYRNRASIGQSGWNNSVDTDQQGQRNAVGVAQMGHNNDATVGQSGNRNVAAVVQMGNNDTASVQQSGSHNVVAIVQD; encoded by the coding sequence ATGTTTTTCGCCAAATCCTTCAAGATCGCCCTCACCTCGGGCAGCGTCGCCCTGATCGTTGCCACCGCCGCGCTGCCGGCCCTGGCCTCGGGGCACCGCATCCGCATCGAACAATACGGCTGGAACAACCAGGTCGGCGGCGGGCAGTCCGGGTATGGCCAGCGCCTGACGGTCATCCAGGACGGCGGCTCGAACCTGTCGATCAACACCCAGGACGGCTATCGCAATCGCGCCTCGATCGGGCAGTCGGGCTGGAACAACAGCGTCGATACCGACCAGCAAGGCCAGCGCAACGCCGTCGGCGTCGCCCAGATGGGCCACAACAACGACGCCACGGTCGGCCAGTCCGGCAACCGCAACGTCGCCGCCGTGGTGCAGATGGGCAACAACGACACCGCCAGCGTCCAGCAGAGCGGGTCGCACAACGTCGTCGCCATCGTGCAGGACTGA
- a CDS encoding phosphoglycerate dehydrogenase: MAPQTKPRVLVSDALSETAVQIFRDRGVDVDYLPTLGKDKEKLAEIIGQYDGLAIRSATKVTDKILAAATNLKVIGRAGIGVDNVDIPAASKKGVIVMNTPFGNSVTTAEHAIAMMFAVARQLPEANASTHAGKWEKSKFMGVELFNKTLGVIGAGNIGGIVCDRAVGLRMKVIAYDPFLSEERARQLGVTKVDLDELLARADFITLHVPMTDKTRNILSRENLARTKKGVRIINCARGGLIDEEALAEMLKTGHVAGAALDVFAVEPANENVLFNLPNVVCTPHLGASTTEAQENVALQVAEQMSDYLLTGAVQNALNMPSVTAEEAAVMGPWIDLAKHLGTFAGQLTDEPIRAINVLYDGTAAEMNLKALDCAVIAGVMKSANPDVNMVSAPIVAKERGIQMSTTHQDKSGTFDGYIKLTVVTDKRERSIAGTVFSDGKPRFIQIKGINIDAEIGEHMLYTTNEDVPGIIGLLGMTMGKNGVNIANFTLGRSGVGQDAIALLYLDQAIDPKVVETLEATGMFRQVRPLQFDMA; the protein is encoded by the coding sequence ATGGCCCCTCAGACGAAACCGCGCGTTCTCGTTTCCGATGCGCTGTCCGAAACCGCCGTCCAGATCTTCCGCGATCGTGGTGTCGATGTCGATTACCTGCCGACACTGGGCAAGGACAAGGAAAAGCTGGCCGAGATCATCGGCCAGTATGACGGCCTCGCCATCCGCTCGGCGACCAAGGTGACCGATAAGATCCTCGCCGCCGCGACCAATCTCAAGGTGATTGGCCGCGCGGGGATCGGCGTGGACAACGTGGACATTCCGGCCGCCTCGAAAAAGGGCGTGATCGTCATGAACACGCCTTTCGGCAACTCGGTCACCACAGCCGAGCACGCCATCGCGATGATGTTCGCCGTCGCCCGTCAACTGCCCGAGGCCAATGCCTCGACCCACGCCGGCAAGTGGGAAAAGTCGAAATTCATGGGCGTCGAGTTGTTCAACAAGACGCTGGGCGTGATCGGCGCGGGCAACATCGGCGGCATCGTCTGCGACCGCGCGGTCGGCCTCAGGATGAAGGTCATCGCCTATGACCCCTTCCTGTCGGAAGAGCGCGCCAGGCAACTGGGTGTGACCAAGGTCGACCTGGACGAGTTGCTGGCGCGCGCCGATTTCATCACGCTGCACGTGCCGATGACCGACAAGACACGCAACATCCTGAGCCGCGAGAACCTGGCCCGGACCAAGAAGGGCGTGCGCATCATCAACTGCGCCCGGGGCGGACTGATCGACGAGGAGGCCCTGGCCGAGATGTTGAAGACGGGCCATGTCGCTGGCGCCGCGCTCGATGTCTTTGCCGTCGAACCGGCCAACGAGAACGTGCTGTTCAACTTGCCGAACGTGGTCTGCACGCCGCATCTGGGCGCCTCGACCACCGAGGCGCAGGAGAACGTCGCCCTGCAGGTCGCCGAGCAGATGTCGGACTACCTGCTGACCGGCGCCGTGCAGAACGCGCTCAACATGCCCTCGGTCACCGCCGAGGAAGCCGCGGTCATGGGCCCCTGGATCGATCTGGCCAAGCATCTGGGCACCTTTGCCGGGCAACTGACCGACGAGCCGATCCGCGCGATCAATGTGCTCTATGACGGCACCGCGGCCGAGATGAACCTCAAGGCCCTGGATTGCGCCGTCATTGCCGGGGTGATGAAGTCGGCCAATCCCGACGTGAACATGGTGTCCGCCCCGATCGTGGCCAAAGAGCGCGGCATCCAGATGTCCACCACGCATCAGGACAAGTCGGGCACCTTTGACGGCTACATCAAGCTGACCGTGGTGACCGACAAGCGCGAGCGCTCGATCGCCGGCACCGTGTTTTCGGACGGCAAGCCGCGCTTCATCCAGATCAAGGGCATCAACATAGACGCCGAGATCGGCGAGCACATGCTTTACACCACGAACGAGGACGTGCCGGGCATCATCGGTCTGCTGGGCATGACCATGGGCAAGAACGGGGTCAACATCGCGAACTTCACCCTGGGGCGGTCGGGCGTGGGGCAGGATGCGATCGCGCTGCTGTATCTCGATCAGGCGATCGACCCCAAGGTGGTCGAGACGCTGGAGGCCACGGGCATGTTCCGCCAGGTGCGTCCGTTGCAATTCGACATGGCCTGA
- a CDS encoding MurR/RpiR family transcriptional regulator, which translates to MATRLTLRIQEKISRLTAAEQKLAAVLLENQAMIETHTATELSAMAGVSKATTARFFRNLGYTDFEEARTQAREERNRTQPYVYAATQPEGVALGRSIGDHLNLELVNLTRTFEEMRPDLLSDAARLLIDAPRVWILGHGLEAGIARYARTLFARLRPNVHLLGQEPGAWAEELAMTGPRDVLILLTLEPRPRFLAALTAYARTTRMNVITFSDHRYYARARRFSTLVIGCHVANYGLVPSHTTFTSLMRLLAIAFVAEAGTSALQRLSVIDEINEEIDLFD; encoded by the coding sequence ATGGCAACACGTCTAACCCTCAGAATTCAGGAGAAAATCTCGCGCCTGACCGCCGCAGAGCAGAAACTTGCGGCGGTGCTGCTCGAGAATCAGGCGATGATTGAAACGCATACCGCGACCGAGCTGTCGGCCATGGCGGGGGTTTCAAAGGCGACGACGGCGCGGTTTTTCCGCAACCTCGGCTACACCGATTTCGAAGAGGCACGCACCCAGGCCCGCGAGGAACGCAACAGGACCCAGCCCTATGTCTATGCCGCCACCCAGCCCGAAGGGGTCGCGCTGGGCCGGTCGATCGGCGACCACCTGAATCTGGAACTGGTCAATCTGACGCGCACCTTCGAGGAAATGCGCCCCGACCTGCTGTCCGACGCCGCCCGGCTGCTGATCGACGCGCCCCGCGTCTGGATCCTGGGCCATGGACTCGAGGCCGGTATCGCCCGCTACGCGCGCACCCTGTTCGCCCGCCTGCGTCCGAATGTGCACCTGCTTGGGCAGGAACCGGGCGCCTGGGCCGAGGAACTGGCGATGACCGGCCCCCGCGACGTGCTGATCTTGCTGACGCTGGAACCGCGCCCGCGCTTTCTGGCCGCGCTGACCGCCTACGCCCGCACGACCCGCATGAACGTCATCACCTTCAGCGATCATCGCTATTACGCGCGCGCAAGGCGGTTCTCGACGCTGGTGATCGGCTGCCACGTCGCCAATTACGGCTTGGTGCCCAGCCACACGACCTTCACCAGTCTGATGCGGCTGCTGGCCATCGCATTCGTCGCCGAGGCCGGCACCAGTGCCTTGCAGCGATTGTCGGTGATCGACGAGATCAACGAGGAAATCGACCTGTTCGATTGA
- a CDS encoding nitronate monooxygenase, which yields MMDTRLTRALSLRLPVLSAPMAFAAGGALAAAVSRAGGLGLIGGGYGDDTWLAEQFTQAGDARVGVGFITWALRKSPHLLTESLRRKPAAVMLSFGDPRPFADEIRASGARLICQCQDLGHVMDAVEVGADVIVAQGAEAGGHGRTRGTLSLVPEVADHLAAHAPDTPLVAAGGIADGRGLAASILLGADGVMLGTRLWASTEALVAPAHHAAILETPGDGTLRTEVADIARQIAWPPGFTARIRQNAFTDRWHGHEAALRAAVATEGPKYRQAFAAGDAQNTGVWFGEAAGLIDAIEPAGQIVARITAEARALLARPV from the coding sequence GTGATGGACACCCGGCTGACCCGGGCGCTGTCGCTGCGCCTTCCCGTGCTGTCGGCGCCCATGGCCTTTGCCGCGGGAGGGGCGCTGGCGGCGGCGGTCAGCCGCGCGGGCGGGCTGGGGCTGATCGGCGGGGGCTATGGCGACGACACATGGCTGGCCGAGCAGTTCACGCAGGCGGGCGATGCGCGCGTCGGCGTCGGGTTCATCACCTGGGCCCTGCGCAAGTCGCCGCACCTGCTGACCGAATCGTTGCGCCGGAAACCCGCCGCCGTGATGCTGTCCTTTGGTGACCCGCGCCCCTTTGCCGACGAGATTCGCGCATCCGGCGCACGCCTGATCTGCCAATGCCAGGACCTGGGCCATGTCATGGACGCGGTCGAGGTCGGCGCGGATGTCATCGTTGCCCAGGGCGCCGAGGCCGGCGGCCACGGCCGCACGCGCGGCACGCTCAGCCTGGTCCCCGAGGTCGCGGACCATCTGGCCGCGCACGCCCCTGACACGCCGCTGGTCGCGGCGGGCGGCATCGCCGACGGGCGCGGGCTGGCCGCATCGATCCTGCTGGGGGCGGACGGGGTGATGCTGGGCACGCGCCTTTGGGCCTCGACCGAGGCGCTGGTCGCGCCCGCGCATCACGCCGCCATCCTGGAGACCCCGGGCGACGGCACCCTGCGCACCGAGGTGGCCGATATCGCGCGCCAGATCGCCTGGCCCCCGGGGTTCACGGCGCGCATCCGCCAGAACGCGTTTACCGACCGCTGGCATGGCCACGAAGCCGCCCTGCGCGCCGCCGTCGCCACCGAGGGGCCGAAATACCGTCAGGCCTTTGCCGCGGGCGATGCGCAGAACACCGGCGTCTGGTTCGGCGAGGCGGCGGGCTTGATCGACGCCATCGAACCCGCCGGCCAGATCGTCGCGCGGATCACCGCCGAGGCCCGGGCTTTGCTGGCGCGGCCGGTCTGA
- a CDS encoding formylglycine-generating enzyme family protein: MDTPKSCCAPQGPGRTPTAPSLATRASDDLKAALLATLVPLKGGFFTMGAASSRYPDDLDSPPRRVFVSPFRIARTSVTNRIFARFVAESGYRTTAEVEGWSYVFHLFLEDWTAWPDHPIQTPWWRKVDGSCWSAPEGPGSSIRNREDHPATHLSWFDAQALADFTGTRLPTEAEWEFAARGGLKGRRFPWGNDLVPASGHRHNTWQGHFPGANTAEDGFVGTCPADHYAPNGYGLHNMTGNVWEWVEDDFGPLPEANGLPPRDPVRRGDGQHKVIRGGSHLCHVSYCERYQVHSRTHNTPDSTTGHCGLRLAAA; the protein is encoded by the coding sequence ATGGACACCCCCAAGAGCTGCTGCGCACCCCAAGGCCCAGGCCGGACACCCACCGCGCCATCCCTGGCCACCCGCGCCTCGGACGACCTGAAGGCGGCGTTGCTGGCGACGCTGGTCCCCCTCAAGGGCGGGTTTTTCACGATGGGCGCCGCCAGCAGCCGCTATCCCGACGACCTGGACAGCCCGCCGCGACGGGTGTTCGTGTCCCCGTTCCGGATCGCGCGCACCAGTGTCACCAACCGGATCTTCGCCCGGTTCGTTGCGGAATCGGGCTATCGCACCACCGCCGAGGTCGAGGGCTGGTCCTATGTCTTCCATCTGTTCCTGGAGGACTGGACCGCATGGCCCGACCACCCGATCCAGACCCCATGGTGGCGCAAGGTCGATGGCTCGTGCTGGTCCGCGCCCGAGGGGCCCGGCAGCAGTATCCGGAACCGCGAGGACCACCCCGCCACGCATCTCAGCTGGTTCGACGCCCAGGCGCTGGCCGATTTCACCGGCACCCGCCTGCCGACCGAGGCCGAGTGGGAATTCGCTGCGCGGGGCGGGCTGAAGGGCCGGCGGTTCCCCTGGGGCAATGATCTGGTCCCCGCAAGCGGCCATCGCCACAACACCTGGCAGGGCCACTTCCCCGGGGCGAACACCGCCGAGGACGGGTTCGTCGGCACCTGCCCGGCCGATCATTACGCACCAAACGGTTACGGTCTGCACAACATGACCGGCAATGTCTGGGAATGGGTCGAGGACGACTTCGGCCCCCTGCCCGAGGCCAACGGCCTGCCCCCGCGCGACCCGGTGCGACGCGGCGACGGCCAGCACAAGGTGATCCGCGGCGGGTCGCATCTGTGCCATGTCAGCTATTGCGAGCGTTACCAGGTGCATTCACGCACCCATAACACGCCCGATTCGACCACCGGCCATTGCGGGTTGCGCCTGGCGGCCGCCTAG
- a CDS encoding DUF853 family protein, which produces MTQDSIFIGGGGEGYGVAETLLLKYGNRHGLIAGATGTGKTITMQVMAEEFSRAGVPVFLTDIKGDVSGMAMPGTPRDSFQRRADTIGLGPLSYGAMPVTFWDLFGAFGHPVRTTVADMGPLLLSRILELTEAQEGVINIAFRLADEEGWPILDLDDLRAMLQFLSDNQREMSARYGNVTTASIGAIQRRLLVLENQGATQFFGEPALDIQDLMRLTPEGQGRVNILHAERLMTTPRLYATFMLWLLSELFEDLPEVGDPDKPKLVFFFDEAHLLFNGAPRALIEKVEQVARLIRSKGVGVYFITQNPDDVPDTILSQLGNRVQHALRAFTARDQQALRRAAQTYRPNPRFDTEVAIREVGVGEAVTSFLEAKGVPGVVERTLIRPPASAMGPCDEATRRQVIAASPMGRKYDTPVDRDSAQEMLARRADKAAREAQRHDEAAEPGRDTETAERYSRARRYQPPGSIRTTREDDDAPRKTRTTRSASRSSRSDSVVDAFTKSMARSLGTRAGSALVRGVLGGLFRGR; this is translated from the coding sequence ATGACGCAGGACAGCATCTTTATCGGTGGCGGCGGCGAGGGCTACGGGGTGGCGGAGACCCTGTTGCTGAAATACGGCAACCGCCACGGGCTGATCGCGGGCGCCACCGGCACCGGCAAGACCATCACCATGCAGGTCATGGCCGAGGAATTCAGCCGCGCCGGCGTCCCCGTCTTTCTGACCGACATCAAGGGCGACGTGAGCGGCATGGCGATGCCCGGCACGCCGCGCGACAGTTTCCAGCGGCGCGCCGATACGATCGGGCTGGGCCCGCTGAGCTATGGCGCGATGCCGGTGACCTTCTGGGACCTGTTCGGCGCCTTTGGCCATCCCGTGCGCACCACCGTTGCCGACATGGGCCCCCTGCTGCTGTCGCGCATCCTGGAACTGACCGAGGCCCAGGAAGGCGTCATCAACATTGCCTTCCGTCTGGCGGACGAGGAAGGCTGGCCGATCCTGGACCTCGACGACCTGCGCGCGATGTTGCAGTTCCTGTCCGACAACCAGCGCGAGATGTCGGCGCGGTATGGCAATGTCACCACGGCCAGCATCGGCGCCATCCAGCGCCGCCTTCTGGTGCTTGAGAACCAGGGCGCCACGCAGTTCTTCGGCGAACCGGCGCTGGACATTCAGGACCTGATGCGCCTGACCCCCGAGGGGCAGGGCCGCGTCAACATCCTGCACGCCGAACGGCTGATGACCACGCCCCGCCTGTATGCCACCTTCATGCTGTGGCTTCTGTCCGAACTGTTCGAGGATCTGCCCGAGGTCGGCGACCCCGACAAGCCGAAGCTGGTGTTCTTCTTCGACGAGGCGCATCTGCTGTTCAACGGCGCACCGCGCGCCCTGATCGAAAAGGTCGAACAGGTGGCGCGGCTGATCCGCTCCAAGGGGGTGGGGGTCTATTTCATCACCCAGAACCCTGACGACGTGCCGGACACCATCCTGTCACAGCTGGGCAACCGGGTGCAGCACGCGCTCAGGGCCTTTACCGCGCGCGATCAGCAGGCGCTGCGCCGTGCCGCACAGACCTATCGACCGAACCCGCGATTCGACACCGAGGTGGCAATCCGCGAGGTCGGCGTGGGTGAGGCCGTCACCTCGTTTCTGGAGGCCAAGGGCGTGCCCGGCGTGGTCGAACGCACGCTGATCCGCCCGCCGGCCAGCGCCATGGGCCCCTGCGACGAGGCGACGCGGCGACAGGTGATCGCCGCCTCGCCCATGGGGCGCAAATACGACACGCCGGTCGATCGCGATTCCGCGCAAGAGATGCTGGCCCGGCGTGCCGACAAGGCCGCGCGCGAGGCGCAGCGCCATGACGAGGCCGCGGAACCCGGCCGCGACACCGAGACCGCCGAACGCTATTCCCGGGCGCGCCGCTATCAGCCGCCCGGGTCAATCCGCACCACCCGCGAGGACGACGACGCCCCGCGCAAGACCCGCACCACGCGCAGCGCCAGCCGGTCTTCGCGCAGTGATTCCGTGGTCGATGCGTTCACCAAGTCGATGGCGCGATCGCTGGGCACCCGCGCCGGCAGCGCGCTGGTGCGGGGCGTCCTGGGCGGTCTGTTCCGGGGCCGGTGA
- a CDS encoding DMT family transporter: MRPIRGILYKLIAVTAFIVMSSMVKAVSGTIPPGEAVFFRSAFALPVILGWLLYQGDLRTGLKTRRPISHFWRGFIGTCAMGMGFAALAFLPLPEVTAIGYAAPLLVVVFAAIFLGEEVRMFRFTAVLVGLAGVTIVLAPSLTIGASLDHAQALGAMLALMGAVCAALAQVTVRRLIATEKTATIVFWFSVTATGLSLFTIPYGWVLPSAPQLAILVLTGLVGGVGQIFLTSSYREADASLVAPFDYASILLALAIGYWVFDEVPSLTMLTGASIVVAAGILIIWRERQLGLERSRQRKAMTPQG, encoded by the coding sequence ATGCGTCCGATCCGCGGAATCCTGTACAAACTGATCGCGGTGACGGCCTTCATCGTGATGTCGAGCATGGTCAAGGCCGTGTCGGGAACCATCCCGCCGGGCGAGGCGGTGTTCTTCCGTTCGGCCTTTGCCCTGCCGGTCATCCTGGGCTGGCTGCTCTATCAGGGGGACCTGCGCACGGGGCTGAAGACCCGTCGCCCGATCAGTCATTTCTGGCGCGGTTTCATCGGCACCTGCGCGATGGGCATGGGCTTTGCCGCGCTGGCGTTCCTGCCGCTGCCCGAGGTCACGGCGATCGGCTACGCAGCGCCCCTGCTGGTGGTGGTGTTCGCCGCGATCTTTCTGGGCGAAGAGGTGCGGATGTTCCGTTTCACCGCGGTCCTGGTCGGGTTGGCGGGGGTGACGATCGTGCTGGCGCCCAGCCTGACCATCGGCGCCAGCCTGGACCACGCGCAGGCACTGGGGGCCATGCTGGCACTGATGGGTGCGGTCTGCGCGGCGCTGGCCCAGGTGACGGTGCGCCGGCTCATCGCCACGGAAAAGACCGCGACCATCGTGTTCTGGTTTTCGGTGACGGCGACCGGGCTGTCGCTGTTCACCATCCCCTATGGCTGGGTGCTGCCATCGGCGCCCCAATTGGCGATCCTGGTGCTGACGGGCCTGGTCGGCGGCGTTGGCCAGATCTTCCTGACATCGAGTTACCGCGAGGCCGACGCCTCGCTGGTGGCGCCGTTCGACTATGCCTCGATCCTGTTGGCGTTGGCGATCGGCTACTGGGTGTTCGACGAGGTGCCCAGCCTGACGATGCTGACGGGCGCCAGCATCGTTGTCGCGGCGGGGATCCTGATCATCTGGCGCGAGCGGCAACTGGGGCTGGAACGCTCGCGCCAGCGCAAGGCGATGACGCCGCAGGGCTAG
- the serB gene encoding phosphoserine phosphatase SerB yields the protein MFVATLLCNPDTPVLDPALVDSLRNAWGGGAARWLNPGIAAEFDLAAMPANRWAVWTEVQALGVDLCLQPAQGRRKAMLLADMDSTMIRQECIDELADMAGVGAHVAAITARAMNGELDFEAALNERVGLLKGLPETVIDQVLAERITYMPGGRVLIATMKAHGGHAALVSGGFTAFTGRVAAALGFDEHRANTLLAEGGRLTGAVGQPILGKQAKIDALTQITARLGLTPAEVIAVGDGANDLGMLHLAGSGVALHAKPSVAAQCDLRVNHGDLTALLYLQGYTADDFAAV from the coding sequence ATGTTCGTTGCCACCCTGCTTTGCAATCCCGACACACCGGTTCTGGACCCCGCGCTGGTCGACTCGTTGCGCAACGCCTGGGGTGGCGGCGCGGCGCGTTGGCTGAACCCCGGGATCGCGGCCGAATTCGACCTGGCCGCGATGCCCGCGAATCGCTGGGCGGTCTGGACCGAGGTTCAGGCGCTGGGTGTGGACCTGTGCCTGCAACCGGCCCAGGGCCGGCGCAAGGCGATGCTGTTGGCGGATATGGATTCGACCATGATCCGGCAGGAATGCATCGACGAGCTGGCAGACATGGCCGGCGTCGGCGCGCATGTCGCCGCCATCACCGCCCGCGCCATGAACGGCGAACTCGATTTCGAGGCGGCGCTGAACGAGCGCGTCGGCCTGCTGAAGGGCCTGCCCGAAACCGTCATCGACCAGGTGCTGGCCGAGCGCATCACCTACATGCCGGGCGGGCGCGTACTGATCGCGACGATGAAGGCGCACGGCGGGCACGCGGCGCTGGTCTCGGGCGGGTTCACGGCCTTTACCGGCCGGGTCGCCGCCGCCCTGGGCTTTGACGAGCACCGCGCCAACACCCTGCTGGCCGAGGGCGGCCGGCTGACCGGTGCGGTCGGCCAGCCGATCCTGGGCAAACAGGCCAAAATCGACGCGCTGACCCAGATCACCGCCCGGCTGGGGCTGACCCCCGCCGAGGTCATCGCGGTGGGCGACGGCGCCAACGACCTGGGGATGCTGCATCTGGCGGGCTCGGGTGTGGCGTTGCACGCCAAGCCGTCGGTCGCGGCGCAATGCGATCTGCGGGTCAATCACGGCGACCTGACGGCGCTGTTGTATTTGCAGGGTTACACCGCCGACGATTTCGCGGCAGTCTGA